The Cellulomonas oligotrophica sequence CGGCCTGGCCGAACTCGTTGGTCAGCTCGCCGTAGACGAACGCGTCGGAGCCGAGCTCCTCGACGATGTTCACGACGACCGGGAAGGAGTCCGGCGTGCCGGCGGGCACGACGTCCAGCGACTCGGGGCGGAAGCCGACCGTGATGTGGCCCTTGTCGTCCTCGGTGAGGCCGGCGACGACGTCGCGGGGCAGCGCCATCCGCGAGCGGCCGACGGCCGCGGCACCCTCGGCCACCGGGAAGGTGCCGATGTTCATGGCCGGTGAGCCGATGAAGCCGGCGACGAACACGTTGGCGGGGGTGTCGTACATGTCCCGCGGCGTGCCGACCTGCTGGAGGATGCCGTCCTTGAGGACCGCGATGCGGTCGCCCATCGTCAGGGCCTCGGTCTGGTCGTGCGTGACGTAGACCGTCGTGACGCCGAGGCGGCGCTGCAGCGAGGCGATCTGCGTACGGGTCTGCACGCGGAGCTTGGCGTCGAGGTTCGACAGCGGCTCGTCCATGAGGAACACCTGCGGCTGACGCACGATCGCGCGGCCCATGGCGACGCGCTGGCGCTGGCCGCCGGACAGGGCCTTGGGCTTGCGGTCGAGGTACTGCGACAGGTCGAGGATCTTGGCGGCCTCCTCGACGCGCTGGCGGATCTCCGCCTTCGGCGTGCCGGCGATCTTCAGGGCGAAGCCCATGTTGTCCGCGACCGTCATGTGCGGGTACAGCGCGTAGTTCTGGAAGACCATCGCGATGTCGCGGTCCTTCGGCTGGACGTCCGTGACGTCGCGGTCGCCGATGAGGATGCGGCCGGCGTTGACGTCCTCCAGGCCGGCGAGCATGCGCAGCGAGGTCGACTTGCCGCAGCCGGAGGGGCCGACGAGGACGAGGAACTCGCCGTCCTCGATGTGGAGGTTGAGGGCGTCCACCGCGGGACGCTCGGTGCCCGGGTACACCCGGGTCGCGTGGTCGAAAGTGACCGTGGCCATGAGCGATCAATCCCTTCACCGGCAGGTACGTGCCGGACGATCCGTCGTGAAGAGTGTCAACGCACGGTCGGTGGAGGCACCGTGCTCGAGCCCTGTGTCTCCGCTGACACGGATCGAGAGCGGGCTCCGGGGAGTCCCCTCTCGGTCGTGGTCAGTATGGCACAGATCACCCTGCCGCCCGCCGGGACCGTGACGCCCCGGAGGTCACCGGTCCCAGGTGGCGGCGAGGTCGGCGAGGACCGCGACGACCGCGTCGGGCGACCCGACGCGGTACGCGGCGGCGGTCTGCCCGGCGCCCACCTTGACCGTGACGTCCGTGGCGCCGAGCGCGGCGAACGCGTGCTCGTCGGTGACGTCGTCACCGGCGTAGAGGACCACGGGGGCCCCGAGCTCGCCGCGCAGCGCCTGCAGGGCCGTGCCCTTGTCGGCGGGCAGCACCGTGAGCTCGACGACGTCCTTGCCGTGCAGCGTGCCGCAGCCCAGCTCGGTGCCCAGCGCGAGGGCCTGGGCCTCGGCCTCGGCGCCGACGTCGGGCTCGGCGAGGCGGGTGTGCACGACGACGGCGGTGGGCTTGGTCTCGACCCACACCCCGTCGCGGCCCCGGGCGACGGCCGCGGCCCGGGCGCCCAGCGCCGCGAGCCGGTCGGCCTGCGCGTGCGTGAGCTCGACGACGTCGCGGTCCAGCCCGAAGGTCGTCACGCGGGCGCGCTCCGCGCCGTGGCTGCCGATGAGGAACGTGCCCGCGGGCACCTGCGCGAGGGCCTGCAGGTCGGCCATCGACCGGCCTGACACCAGCGCCAGCTCCAGGCCGGCGTGACCGGCGAGCGTGGCGAGGGCGTCGACGCCGGCGGGCAGGATGCGCGAGGCCGAGGGGTCGTCCTGCAGCGGCGCGAGGGTGCCGTCGAAGTCGAGCGCGACGAGCAGCGGGTGCGCGTCGGCGTCGGCGGCGAGGGCGTGCAGCCGGTCGGTCAGGGCGCGGGCGTCGCGCGGCTCGGCGTTCACTCGCCGCTCCTCGGGACGGCGGCCAGCACGGCCAGGAACTGCTCGGACCACGCGCGCACGTCGTGCGAGAGCACGCGGCGGCGCAGCCGGCGCATGCGCTTGCGGGACTCGCGCGGGTCCAGGTGCGCGGCGTACGTGATCGCGTCCTTGGTGCCCGCGATGTCGTGGGGGTTCACCAGGATCGCGCCCTGCAGCTCGTCGGCGGCCCCGGTGAACTCGCTGAGCACGAGGGCCCCGCGGTCGTCCGAGCGGGCGGCGACGTACTCCTTGGCGACGAGGTTCATGCCGTCGCGCAGCGCGGTGACGAGCATGACGTCGGCCGCGAGGTACAGCGCCGCCATCTCCTCCATCGGGAACGACTGGTGCAGGTACTGCACGGGGGCGTGCCCGACCTGGCCGTAGTCGCCGTTGATGCGCCCGACGAGCAGCTCGACCTCGTCGCGCAGCTGCTGGTACGCGCCGACGTTCTCCCGGCTGGGGCTGGCGACCTGCACGAGCGTCGTCGCGGTGGGAGACAGGCGCCCGTCCTCCAGCAGCTCGCCGTACGCCTTGATGCGGTGCCGGATGCCCTTGGTGTAGTCGAGCCGGTCGACACCGAGCAGCAGGATCTCCGGGTCGCCGAGCTCCTTGCGGATCTCCATGGCGCGCTGCTGCACGGCCGGGGTGCGCGCCAGGGTGTCGAAGGCGGTCGAGTCGATCGAGATGGGGAACGCGGCCGCGCGCACGTGCCGCTGGGCGTCGGTCCCCTCGCCGATCGTCACGACCTGCCCGCGCGTGGTCAGGTCGGTGAACCGGCGCACGACGCGCACGAAGTTCGACGCGTCCCCGCCGCGCTGGAAGCCCACGAGGTCCGCACCCAGCAGCCCCTCGACGACCTGCCGGCGCCACGGCAGCTGGGCGAAGATCTCCAGCGGGGGGAACGGGATGTGGTGGAAGTACCCGATGCGCAGGTCGGGTCGCAGCTCGCGCAGGAACGCCGGCACGAGCTGCAGCTGGTAGTCGTGCACCCAGACCGTGGCGCCGTACGCGGCCTGCGACGCCGCGGCCTGCGCGAACCGCCGGTTCACGCGCTGGTACGCGTCCCACCACTGCCGGTGGAACGTCGGCGGCGCGATGACGTCGTGGTACAGCGGCCACAGCGAGTCGTTGGAGAAGCCCTCGTAGTACCGCTCCACCTCGTCGGAGGTCAGCATCACCGGCACCAGCCGGGTGCCGTCGACGTCGAACGGCTCCAGCTCGAGCCCGGGCGAGCCGCCCCAGCCCACCCAGGCACCGTCGGCCTGGGCCATGACGGGGGCCAGGGCGGTCACCAGACCGCCCGGGGACCGGGTCCACGTGGTCTCGCCGTCCTCGCCGACGCTCACGTCGACGGGGAGACGGTTGGCGACGACGACCAGGTCCTGGCCGTCGGTCGGCACCTGCTCGGGCACGGTGGATCAACTCCTCGGATGGCTGGTCACGACCCTAGCCGCAGGTGCCGCACCCCGCCCCGGGTGTCGCTGCGCTGTGCGGCAGGTCACCGCCGGATACGGTTCGGGGCATGGAGCGGATCGGCCTGGAACCGGGGACCGAGGTCGGGGGGTACACCGTCGTGGCCCCCCTCGGCTCGGGCGGCATGGGCACGGTCTACCGCGCCACGGACGGCGGCGGCACCGTCGTCGCGCTCAAGCTGCTGCACCCGCACGTGGGCTCGGACGCCGCGGCGCGGGCCCGCCTCATGCGCGAGGTGCAGGCCCTGCAGAAGCTGCGGCACCCCGCGGTCGCCGCGGTCCTCGACGCCGAGGCCGACTCCACCGAGGCGTTCCTCGTCACCGAGCTCGTCGCCGGACCCACGCTGGCCGAGCGGGTCCGCGACGACGGCCCCCTCGACGCCGACGCCCTGCTGGAGCTCGCCTCCGGCCTGCGCGACGCGCTCGACGCGGTGCACGCCGCCGGGGTCGTGCACCGCGACCTCAAGCCCTCGAACGTGCTGCTCACCGACCACGGCCCCGTGCTCATCGACTTCGGCCTGGCCCAGGGCGTCGACGACGACGCCAACCTCACCTCGACCGGCCTGGTCATGGGCACCCCGGGCTACCTCGCCCCCGAGATGCTCGACGGCGGCGAGCCCGGGCCCACCACCGACATGTGGGGGTGGGCGGCGCTGCTCGCGTTCGCCGCGAGCGGCCGCGACCCCTTCGGCTCCCGCCCCCTCGAGGCCGTGCTCACCCGGGCGCGCGCCGGGGACGTCGACCTCGCCGGCGTGGGGCCGCTCACCGCGGCGGCGATCAGCGGCGCGCTGCGCCCCGACCCGGCCGACCGCACCGACCCCGCCGACGTCGTCGCCGCGCTGACCACCGTCGCTGCCGAGGGCGACCTGCCGCCCGACGACGTCGCGACCGTCGCCGTGCCCGCCCCGCCGCCCCCGGCCGCCCCCACCGAGGCGGTCGCCGCCCCCGCCGCCGTGCCCCCGGCGCCCCCTGCGCCCGCACCGCCGCAGCCCGCCGCCA is a genomic window containing:
- a CDS encoding serine/threonine-protein kinase, coding for MERIGLEPGTEVGGYTVVAPLGSGGMGTVYRATDGGGTVVALKLLHPHVGSDAAARARLMREVQALQKLRHPAVAAVLDAEADSTEAFLVTELVAGPTLAERVRDDGPLDADALLELASGLRDALDAVHAAGVVHRDLKPSNVLLTDHGPVLIDFGLAQGVDDDANLTSTGLVMGTPGYLAPEMLDGGEPGPTTDMWGWAALLAFAASGRDPFGSRPLEAVLTRARAGDVDLAGVGPLTAAAISGALRPDPADRTDPADVVAALTTVAAEGDLPPDDVATVAVPAPPPPAAPTEAVAAPAAVPPAPPAPAPPQPAANDGHTVAVPVGAGSAPPSVPPAADEAPTEVWDDDATAQHDPADPDGVDWISDDLDASEPEQPDGSGYERPAAARRWGGLLALALVVLGAGALAPVVTFAVVLVLVVVARTVGATVEAMHDRRERRGVRGSDVPIAVASSPWYLLRSLVGLLPSLVVAASVVVIVLGVVWWLIGSGTWQPDGVELGDEPAGLTAQLLVGATVLLGVLVLWFGPLSRMTRTGARRTLALVAPGRPGAAVVVILALAAAAVLGAHLEQGTGTTWDPFTAPRLPSP
- the otsB gene encoding trehalose-phosphatase encodes the protein MNAEPRDARALTDRLHALAADADAHPLLVALDFDGTLAPLQDDPSASRILPAGVDALATLAGHAGLELALVSGRSMADLQALAQVPAGTFLIGSHGAERARVTTFGLDRDVVELTHAQADRLAALGARAAAVARGRDGVWVETKPTAVVVHTRLAEPDVGAEAEAQALALGTELGCGTLHGKDVVELTVLPADKGTALQALRGELGAPVVLYAGDDVTDEHAFAALGATDVTVKVGAGQTAAAYRVGSPDAVVAVLADLAATWDR
- a CDS encoding ABC transporter ATP-binding protein, producing MATVTFDHATRVYPGTERPAVDALNLHIEDGEFLVLVGPSGCGKSTSLRMLAGLEDVNAGRILIGDRDVTDVQPKDRDIAMVFQNYALYPHMTVADNMGFALKIAGTPKAEIRQRVEEAAKILDLSQYLDRKPKALSGGQRQRVAMGRAIVRQPQVFLMDEPLSNLDAKLRVQTRTQIASLQRRLGVTTVYVTHDQTEALTMGDRIAVLKDGILQQVGTPRDMYDTPANVFVAGFIGSPAMNIGTFPVAEGAAAVGRSRMALPRDVVAGLTEDDKGHITVGFRPESLDVVPAGTPDSFPVVVNIVEELGSDAFVYGELTNEFGQAAEVHSGAGDAQVIVRVDPRQVPGKGETINVRIRPNEQHLFHAGSGERIPA
- a CDS encoding alpha,alpha-trehalose-phosphate synthase (UDP-forming) yields the protein MPEQVPTDGQDLVVVANRLPVDVSVGEDGETTWTRSPGGLVTALAPVMAQADGAWVGWGGSPGLELEPFDVDGTRLVPVMLTSDEVERYYEGFSNDSLWPLYHDVIAPPTFHRQWWDAYQRVNRRFAQAAASQAAYGATVWVHDYQLQLVPAFLRELRPDLRIGYFHHIPFPPLEIFAQLPWRRQVVEGLLGADLVGFQRGGDASNFVRVVRRFTDLTTRGQVVTIGEGTDAQRHVRAAAFPISIDSTAFDTLARTPAVQQRAMEIRKELGDPEILLLGVDRLDYTKGIRHRIKAYGELLEDGRLSPTATTLVQVASPSRENVGAYQQLRDEVELLVGRINGDYGQVGHAPVQYLHQSFPMEEMAALYLAADVMLVTALRDGMNLVAKEYVAARSDDRGALVLSEFTGAADELQGAILVNPHDIAGTKDAITYAAHLDPRESRKRMRRLRRRVLSHDVRAWSEQFLAVLAAVPRSGE